The following is a genomic window from Antechinus flavipes isolate AdamAnt ecotype Samford, QLD, Australia chromosome 3, AdamAnt_v2, whole genome shotgun sequence.
CACCGGCCCTGACTTCCGCCTCGGCCCTGGCCCCTGCCCCAGACTGAGTCCCGGACCCCGACCTGACCCTGAGGCTCCGCCCCGGGCTGGACACCAAGCCCCGTCCCTGGCCCTGGCCCGGGCCCAGCCTGAGCCACACAGCGGGCCCTGATCGTGGTCTGAACGGGCCTGGGACCCCGGAGGAAAAGCCCGGCTGCCGTCTGAACTTGGCCTTTCCCCCTGGCTCCAGGCTGACCCTGCGCCCTGACCTCCGACCCCGTGCTCACAGGCAGAGCGCTGAGCTGGCCCTCTCCCCCAGACCAACCTTGACCTCAGCCCTTTAACCAAGCCCCCAGACTCCGCGGTAACGGAAGCCCCGAAGCCCTGCGGGCCAGACTCTGAGAGCTGACCTCAGCGGCCATGACCCTGACCTGGGCCATTAACCGAGCCAGCCTGGCCCCTGACCCCGGGCTGAGCTTGGCTCCTCCCCACGCTCAGCGCCGATGGCCTGGGGCCAGGGAGGGGAGCTGTGGCCCGCACGTGCCGCGCTCTCCCCCAGGCTCCGCATGGTGCTCGTCCAGGCCCGGCCGCCGGGGGCGCTGTGCGGTCTCTCGGCCAGCCTCTAAGAACGCCGCATGATGTTTTCCCAGGCTCGGCCAGCAGGGGCGCTGCCCCATCGGTGCGACTCGCCGGAACCTTCGCGCTGCGGAACTTTTGGGCCGCAGTTTCGGGCGGACCCGTTTCGCCGAGCAACCCGGAAGTTCCTTTGGAAGAGGCGGCAAGATGGTCAGTTTGGGAGAGTGTCCAGCGGTTTGAGTCCGGCGTGACTGTTGAGGAGCGGGAGGGGTGTCACAGCCCCGAAGCAGGGGCTGGAGGTGGGAGGGGCGGGTTTCAGAAAGCGAGGCGGGCGTCCCGCGGCCGGGGAGGGGGTGTGTGGAGGCGGGGCGGCGGAGCTTTGGAGGagtcctctcccttcctcctcccccttctccctcttgtCTCAGCCTGCCCGGATTGGGGAGGGGGGCGCAGAGTAAAAAGGGTGAGGGTCCCCCGGGCCCACATCCGGGCATCCTGCCTTGTGTCCCTCCCCCAATCGGGGATGGCGCTGGAAAGACGCTTGAAGATCCGGGTTATGGCCCTGCGAAGTGTGGGCCCCGGCCTcctgtggggggggaggggcgtGGCAGGAACGGGGTCGTCCGGACTAAAGGGGTCTGGGGAGAGCAGATCGTCATTATCCATGTTATTAATTATCCACGTCGGAAGCCTTGGGGTGAGGGCCAGGAGGAGCGCGGCAGATTGAGTCCTTGCCCTGGGAGAGTTGCCCTTTATCCAGAGTCATCTCATTTGggcctcacagcaaccctgggaggaGGGTGCcgtgattatccccattttacagatgaggaaactgaggtttgcccaaggtcacacagctaggaagcgtctgaggtcggatttgaactcagcgcTAAAGAGGCTGCTCTATTGCTCCCTGAGAATGGGCGAGAGGAACTCAAAGTGTTTGCCAGAGCGGGGACACTTGGCCTTGACCTACCGACCCCCACAGGACAGAGCCCGGAGCCATGGGGCGGGTGGTCAGTGAGAAGCAGGGACAGCTGACCCCTGGGAATGAGCCCCTCGGGAGAGAATGTcctttggggaaggggctggagTGGGGCCAAGCCCTTTCAGTTAAAACTCTCCCTCTTCTGGGAGTCCAGTTCCAGGAGTCAAGGGCTCGCAGCCCCGCTGACCGCTGTGGGCCTGACGATCCAGCTCTGAATCTGTGTTTGCAGGAGCTTTGAGCTGGGCGGGACTTTGGGGGCATCCACCTCCCAGAAGCTCCAGGACACTGGCAGACCTGGCCACAAGGTCACGGAGGGAATAAGTTctgggtgggatttgaacccaggccctccGGCCCCATCTGTCCCCTCTGGGATTCTTGCCTCCTGGTCAGCGACGAGCTGCCTCCCCAGACCCTCTGTAAAGCTCTGGGATCCTAGAGCTCTTTGAGATCAGGGTCCCAGTCGTGACCCCAGGGGTTGGTCTTGTTTTGCAGCCCTCCTGAGCCTCGTCCTAGAAGTACACACCCAAACACCATGTTTCTGGCTCGAGTGACCGCTCAGCTCACTAGGGCAGTGCCCTGGGCAGgtaaggggtgggggtgggctcCGGGGTCCCCAGGAGAAGGGCATTGTGGGTAAAGCCCAGATGACCtttgggtggggggaggcagGACAAGGCTGCTGTTTCCTGTCCGTGTGGCTGTGGCCTGGCCTGGGGACTCTGCGTTGTGCGGTCGGGAAGATGCGCTTGTGGGAGGGCAGGGAGTCTGCCAGTCCTGTCTCAGCCCGGGCTGAAGCTTGGGACAGATCCGCCCCCTGGGCTGCATCGTCAGGGTCACTGCCAAATGCCAGGGTCACTGGTGCTGAAATAGGGCTCCATCCCTTGGTGCTGCTCGGGCCCCGGCCTTGCCTTGGATGGTCATCGGGCTCTCCTTCCCCGCAGGCCCGTGTTTGTCCAGGTTGGGCCCCGCGGGGCCCCCTCGAGTCTTTGGGGCCAGGGGTTGCTTTTACAGCACCTGGCCGACGGGCAGGAACGGGCCCGCCCCCCAGCCCCAGGGGCGGCGGGATCCAGAGCTGGAGGAGATGCTGGTTCCCAGGAAGATGTCCATCAGCCCCCTGGAGAGTTGGCTCACGGCTCGGTACTTGCTCCCCAAGCCTGAGGTCAGCAGCCCTGGCCCCCGCCCCAGGACGGTGAATCTGACCTTGCTCTACGACTGCCCCCCGAGCGAGGCCCGGGCTGGCGAGGAGCCGGGCGAAGGAGGCCCCTGGAGGGCACCCAGGATGCACTGCAAGAATGTACTGAAGATCCGCCGCCGCAAGATGAACCACCACAAGTACCGCAAGCTGGTGAAGAAGTCCCGGTTCTTGCGGCGGAAGATccgagaagggagaaggaagcgGAAACAGGTGAGTCCTCCCGGCCCGACCACCACCAGGGATGGTGCTCCTTCTCTGGGGGCTCGGGGTGGGCGTGGTGCTGCAGCTGGGCCCTCACCCTTCTCTCCGCCCCTCACAGATCAGGTTCGAGAAGGACCTGAAGCGATTGTGGAAGCGAGCAGGCCTCAAGCAGGCCCCTGAGGGCTGGCAGGCCCCCAAGATCTATGTGAAGAGCACCTGAGCCCCTCCTGAGTGCTGTCTGCTGCAGcgttttaataaatgttatagaaatggCACCTCCCAGGCCCGCGTCCCTCTTTCCCGCGACGAGGCAAGGAGGGCTTCCAGAGGTGGGTGGGCCAGGAATTGGGAGGAGACCCCAGGATTCTGGGGAGCCCAGctggggtccctcactgagatCGGGTGGGGGTCTTCTAGAGAAGGGGAGGAGTGGCTGCAGTAGGGTGACGGCATTCAGCCCAGTGGGCTCATCAGCCTGGGGAACTCCAGGTGTAGAAGCTCCCTTTAGAGTGCAGATTGCCTCTCCCTGGTAACTGCTATAAGACGAGCATTATGATCCCCATCAGACACCCAGACTCAGGAGCCAGGAGCAGCTGCTTGGGGCACTGTCTGGCGCCCTTGGAAGTTGGGCACTGTAGCAGTGTCAAACTCGAGTAGAAATGGGGGCCGCTGCCCCATCTCTAAGGCTCTCTGAGCACTGCAGAGCGCCTTAATTTCCAAATCCAACTTTATCTGTGTTTTACTCTATTTCTGTTTACTGTTCAAATATCTCCCAGTTAATTTGAATCTGGCTCAGCCCCCGCTCTGGAAGGTTGTGGGCCCATGGGTCATTTTATGGTGAGCTAGGCCTCTTATTCATAAGCTCCGATTGCTGACAGGGATCTATCTCTGAAGCTCTCCACCCATTCTGTATCCCAAAGGCATTTTCACTGTGACCCTGTCCACTGGGCCTCCTGGCTTCCCTTCATGACCTTCCAGGAGGAAGTCCCACCGTTCCACTTTTGGACTCTTGTTTAAAATTAGGAGTTTTTTCCCTTGcatcaaatttaaattttcctcGTATCTCCGAGTCTTTCCCAAGCcaaactttttcatttgtttcaactAAAGCTGTGACCTCAACTCAGGGTCCTTTGTTGTCCTCTGGACACCCAGGCTCATCTGTGCCCTTAGATTTCAACAATCCTAATCGTgaactcttttttcccctaatttatttacttaatactttcccagttacatttaaaaccaATGTTTTTgacctttgtttttttaaaacttttgagatcCCCCAGTGATGGGCTCCTAATCCCTAGGCCTGGATGGTTTTCTTCACCAGCGAAAGGCAGAGCTGCCCTCTAAGCAGGATGCAGTCATAGCTGCTGCTGGACTCTGCTCTTCCCCAGACTCCTCCGTGTCCTCGGCTTGTTTGGGAGACTGTGATTGACCAGAAATACTGGTTTGATAAAAGGTTGCACCCCTTACCTCCGCCAAGGATTCTTGAACTTCAGTCCCTAAACTCCAGGTCCTTTAAACCTGCTATATCTAAGCATGAGTGggagttctgggcctggaatcaggaagactcctcctgtgttcaaagccagcctctggctcctagccgtgtgaccctgacAAAATCACTCTgccttgttttcttcagtttccttatgtgtaagaTGGACAGGAAAAGGCTGTGTCacagtatctctgccaggaagACCCCCAATGGGTCACAAGGCatcagacacgactgaacaagCAAAAAATCAGTGGGAGGAGGTGCCCATATGCCTCCTGCTGGTCACTGGTTCGGGTCAGCTTCTCTGGTGAAAGTGGCTGACCATCTCCAATATACTAAAATAAGCCCCTTATGCTGTGCCTTCAACCCTGACCAGTCACTTAACCATTAATCAGCATCTTCCAAGCCCAGAGTCCTTTATCTCAAGAGCCTCAGTGTAATGGGTGACCCTTGACCAGCCCAGAATTTAAACCCCAGGACAGGGCAAAATCTTCCCCCACTAGCAACAGTGGGacactgtaatgggctgaggcttgagttgatgcactgaggttccaagcacatgaggctaaatagtaattggacattaatatataagcttggagaaagaatggcccccgcccactctttgtgcaagtccttatgtgttgtataggaaatgacgattttggtgggtggaggcaggggagtggaaaaggaaggggaaggagagacttttgggattgccatttcCACGGCGCGGGAGCCGCAGGACACGGGATTTAAGTCACGTGTCTAAGACAGATCATGATGAAGAGACAGTGGATTTTCCTTCCCTGGGGCTCACGATGACTTCCTTCTTCAGATGGTGACTTTTGTTAGATACGGAGCCCCAGCAAAGGCTGTCTTGTGCTGAAGCGCTGAGGAGTAGCCACGGAGCGAGATGCCTTCCTAAGTCAAATGTGGGCATTGGGAATGTACCTTCTGTCCCCGGCCCCCAGGATACCTGGCTCTCGAGACCAAAAGGAGTGGCCTCCCTGGTCAGCACGTCAGAGGCAAGTCTGGCTTCACCCCTAAATTCCACctctcccacctctgacattctgGGCAGCAGCTCAAACTCCAGATACTCTCAAGTGGGAGAAATCTGATTGGGAGCCAGGCCTCCTGATGCCCAGATCTCTGCTGTTTGGTCCCTCAGTCTGAACAAGGAGGGTCTTCCCGCCCAATGGGGCCACATTCAGTGAGCTGTGCGTTGAGGGATTGGATTCTCTCTCACTACTCACGTCCAGGCTGGCTGCCCTTGGGGCTGAGGGGGAAGGCTGCAGATTTGCAACCAAGGGACCAGGGAGAGGCAAGTTCTTAACTTTGTGGGCTGTTTCCACGGGGATGTCACAAGATGGCAGCAGATCTGCATCCTTCATCCATCTGGAGCCCATCGTAATCTTCCAAGGTCATCGGAGCAGGGTCCCCAGTCACATTTctcccagatgaagaaatatCAGGTTCTCTGTGTCAGTTTCAGAGGGGGCAGAGACATTAACTTAACAGGTGAACCCCTTGTGGCATTGTGGAGTGTCAGCCATCCTCTGGTACTTTGTGCAGAAAAGGAACTGTTTGGCCCccacaagcagaaccaggatcaATGGAGGGGGTGGCAAAGGGGCAAACTTAAGCTTCCTAGTATGTGAGCtctccaaaagtggaatgagctgtCTCAGTGGGGCTCAGAGACTAGAGCCCGGACGCTACTTGTCGTGGATGTTCAAAAGAGATTCCCTTTTAGCGATCTAAAAAAGTTTGGCTCTGAGCTCCCACAGCTGAGATCCACGGAGTATATCGAACGCAAAGTGTTAGGCTACATACAATTCCAAAAAGGACCAAACATTGTTGGCCCCTATGGCCTCCTGCAGCGTTTGTCGATGCAGTGAAACTATTTACCAAAGAACCTCTTCACCCACTAACCTCTtctatttcaatatttatcatcGTTCCTATTGTAGCCCTCTCCATCGCCCTCACTATCTGAACACCTTTACCCATACCAAAGGACTTTGGACACAGCAAATTCCAGCAAGAGAGCGAGGATTACCCTCAGTGTCCTGCTGATGGTCCTCCGGACACTTGTTGCTCAGAGGGGCTCCACGTGGAATCCTTCATCAGCGAGCACGACTACCTAATTCACAGGATCTCGGTTaaagttttctccaaaaaaaaagtaatcaggaAACACGACCCACATGACCACCCCTTGTTCTTAGTGAGCAGGGCAGTCATTTCTCTGACGTGACATGGTGCAGTTCCTTTTTAAGAGTAACTTCAAATCTtttgctgaataaatgaatgcgtaaggaatgaatgaaggaatagGAAATCCTTTAAGCACTGACTTCGCTTAGCACAGCTGAGGCAGGCTCTCCAGAAGCTCACGTTCTAGTCGGTCCATGAGGGGCCGCCGGTGTCAGggaggtctgagttcaaattccatctcagtcACACCACAGTTGTGTTGACCCTGGGCAATCCTGCAGTAAGACAAGGAGCAGGCAGAGGGGACTTCCCCACTTGGATTTTCTAACCAATGAAATCAAGGATTAGACCAGGAGAAAAACAACCACCGCCATcgttaaaagtaaaaataagtgtTCTTATCTCTTAACTGGAAGTAcatactgatatatatatatatatatatctcaattctcattttatatttgaaggacCTGATATATatcaattctcattttatatttgaaggacCTGAGGCTAGGGaggtaaaataatataaagttatATAGATAAGCGTCCTCAAATCCGAGTCCTCCGATACCAGAAGCAGTGGTCTTAGGAGGCAGCTAcggggtacagtggatagagtgcagggcctagagttagaaagagctgaatttaaattatgtttctaaaagttctagctgtgtaattctggcaaatcatttaatctctgcttcattttccttaaccataaagcaggaataataataacatctacctttcAGATTTATAAGagcaaatatgataatatttatcaagtacttagcacagtacatggcacaagtactttataaatgttttctattaattcatcatcattatctgaAACCAGCCCTGGATTTGAAAGCGGAAGATTCATTTTAGTTTAATAAGAATGTTAAATGCTTACAAGCCACTAACAGAAAAAGGGATAAAAACCTGATTGTCAAAAACCTTGCACTCTGCTTGGGAGGAGGTATATGAAAACAACACATAAATACGAAGAATAACAAAAGGGGCAAAGAATAAATAGGGAAATATTAGAATATGGGAAAATATTGAGGGAAAGTGTGAGAAAAGGCATTTTGGAAGAGTTAGCAAGTAAATGAGgtcttgaagaaagagaaggattcaGAAATGTTATTAGATTCCTAGATTAAGAGCTTGGAGTCCGTCATGTCCAATCTTTTAATTTATGGATGAACCTCATGCCCATATTAGAGATGAGttagatagtaaatatctgagttagcttttgaattcaggacttcttaAGTCTAAGTCCAGTACTAGTATACCTGCCATACTTCTTTTCACAATTGAGAGGAAGGAGTATATTGGGAACAGCCAGTGCAAAAATCTAGTGATGGGAAATGCAGTAACTTGTGTGATGAGCTTCTAGTAAACTCAGTTTGTAGATGTAATTGGGATGGTTACTGGGGTGGTGATGGAGAGAATAATGTATAAAgtctgaaaaaaggaaggagctgGGTTGGGAAGAACTAAGTGTCAAACCAAAGATTTTATtgttgatcctggaagtaatagagTCAcaggtcagatctgtgctttagaaagatgGACTGGAGTGAGGAGAGAATTGAGGCAGGAGGACTCACCATTTTGGCTATAGAAATAGCGCATTCATGAGGTAATGAAGGACAACAATTTCCACAATAACAAGACTGTAAGGGCAAACACATCTGAAAGACTTAGCAACTCTGATTAATACGATGACAACTACAATTCGGAGAATTTGTCCACATTCTGACAAGGAAGTGATGTGTTCAGAGAATAGCTTGAGAAATTATTTATgtaatatgtatgtttgtgtgtaggTAAGTATATATGCAtggcatatatacatgtgtgtgtatatatgcatacatatgcatatatgtacatatttgaaATAGCcaatttgggaatttgttttacttgactatataTGTTTGTAACAGAAGTGTATCAGAGTTGAGTTTTTTCTCCCAATGAGGGGTAAGAAAGAGAGAGTACAAAcctgaaaataagataaaatttaatttaaaaaatttttaaataagtgcATATAAGGGAATGTTATCAACATACCTTATATGCAggtagaaattaataataatatttgtcagaaaaattctgaagaggagagaattttgagggaaagatgatgagttctattttagaaatgttgaatttaagatgcctaTAGACCATCCTGGTCAAAATGTCCAAAAGGTAGTTGTTGATGAAGAATTGGCACTCAGGAGAGAGACCAAGGCTAGATATAGATTTGGAAACCATCGTCTTAGAGATTGTTGAACATAGTGATAAGGTCACTGCAAGGAAGGATGtggagacagaaggaaagagaaaataagatttgtcagaaatagaaaagttctgaagagtttcaagggaaaaatcatgagttCTATTTTGGCAATGTTGAATTTAAGGTGTCTATGGACCATTTTGGTTAAAATGTCCAAAAGGTAGTTGTTGATGAAGAATTAGTgctcaggagagagactaagGCTAGATACAGATCTGGAAACCTGCATCTTAGAGATTGCTAAACTTAGTGATAAGGAAGGACATGGAGaccaaaggaaagaggaaaaagaagaaaagagaaaataataataatatttgtcagaaatagaaaagttcagaaaagttctgaagaggaaagaatttcGAGGGAGACAATGAGTTTTATTGTAAAAGAGTTAAATTTAAGGTGTCTATGGACCATCCTGATCAAAAGGCCTAAAGGTAGTTGTTGGTG
Proteins encoded in this region:
- the AURKAIP1 gene encoding aurora kinase A-interacting protein, giving the protein MFLARVTAQLTRAVPWAGPCLSRLGPAGPPRVFGARGCFYSTWPTGRNGPAPQPQGRRDPELEEMLVPRKMSISPLESWLTARYLLPKPEVSSPGPRPRTVNLTLLYDCPPSEARAGEEPGEGGPWRAPRMHCKNVLKIRRRKMNHHKYRKLVKKSRFLRRKIREGRRKRKQIRFEKDLKRLWKRAGLKQAPEGWQAPKIYVKST